A single region of the Plantactinospora soyae genome encodes:
- a CDS encoding cyclic-phosphate processing receiver domain-containing protein: MATSDSRRILLIDDLRSFVDGRSAEVARTSGDGVALLGRQRTQRVDELWLDHDLGEDDTIWPVVEMLELAAFEGHPFDVGVVYVHSANPTGAARMAQALGRWGYRVRVVSGSSEVGYLGGPPVAQ; encoded by the coding sequence GTGGCTACCAGCGATTCCCGGCGGATCCTTCTGATCGACGACCTGCGTTCGTTCGTCGACGGCCGAAGTGCCGAGGTGGCCCGTACGAGCGGAGATGGAGTGGCGTTGTTGGGGCGCCAACGTACACAGCGGGTGGACGAGTTGTGGCTTGACCATGATCTTGGTGAGGACGACACGATCTGGCCGGTCGTGGAGATGCTGGAACTGGCGGCCTTCGAAGGGCATCCGTTCGATGTCGGCGTAGTCTACGTGCACTCGGCCAACCCAACCGGTGCCGCAAGGATGGCGCAGGCTCTTGGGCGCTGGGGATATCGCGTACGTGTCGTATCCGGATCGAGCGAAGTTGGCTATCTGGGTGGGCCTCCTGTCGCGCAGTGA
- a CDS encoding VOC family protein encodes MQFTASTVSLTVDDVTASQEFFTTHLGYTLQQAADGFASMTRPDAFDIVLLTLGIEVLPPEQRDQHASGVILAFTLASGLEEQEKRLRDAGVEITMPLRQEPWGERLFQVTDPNGVIVQFVEWAAPDTA; translated from the coding sequence GTGCAGTTCACCGCCTCCACCGTTTCGCTGACCGTCGACGACGTCACCGCCTCCCAGGAGTTCTTCACCACCCACCTGGGCTACACCCTCCAGCAGGCCGCCGACGGGTTTGCGTCGATGACCCGCCCCGATGCGTTCGATATCGTCCTGCTCACCCTCGGCATCGAGGTGTTGCCGCCCGAGCAGCGCGACCAGCACGCCAGCGGCGTGATCCTGGCCTTCACCCTCGCCAGCGGCCTGGAAGAACAGGAGAAGCGGCTGCGCGACGCCGGTGTCGAGATCACCATGCCGCTGCGCCAGGAGCCCTGGGGTGAGCGCCTGTTCCAGGTCACCGACCCCAACGGAGTGATCGTCCAGTTCGTCGAGTGGGCCGCCCCGGACACCGCCTGA
- a CDS encoding heme-degrading domain-containing protein, whose amino-acid sequence MTPELQEQEERLQFDRFDHDDAWDLGSRLVGLARERGHAVTVDIRLGDHQIFHYALAGTSADNDEWIERKIRVVRRFGHSSYLVGQGYRDRGTTFEEQAHLEAALYAAHGGCFPIILRGTGPIGTVTVSGLPQLDDHRLVVEALGLFLRSKDSEV is encoded by the coding sequence GTGACGCCAGAGCTTCAGGAGCAGGAAGAACGCCTCCAGTTCGACCGCTTTGACCATGACGACGCCTGGGACCTGGGGAGTCGCCTGGTCGGCCTGGCCAGAGAACGTGGTCACGCTGTCACCGTCGACATCCGCCTCGGCGACCACCAGATCTTCCACTACGCGCTGGCCGGTACCTCTGCTGACAACGACGAGTGGATCGAACGCAAGATCCGCGTCGTCCGCCGATTCGGGCACAGCTCCTACCTCGTGGGCCAGGGCTACCGCGACCGCGGCACCACCTTCGAGGAACAAGCCCACCTCGAAGCGGCCCTGTACGCCGCGCACGGCGGCTGCTTCCCGATCATCCTCCGGGGCACCGGCCCGATCGGCACGGTCACCGTCTCGGGTCTGCCCCAGCTCGACGACCACCGCCTCGTCGTCGAGGCCCTCGGACTCTTCCTGAGGTCCAAGGATTCCGAGGTATAA
- a CDS encoding SDR family NAD(P)-dependent oxidoreductase yields MGVVVISGGTNGMGRALALGRAERGDHVLVLGRNRERGEALAGGSIAFLPVDLSSVAETRQVVEHILAEYQVVDALTLFANAVAPRRTVTVDGLERTFALYYLSRYLLSFGLRPALDRATGPVIVNIAGVGVTRGGVRWADPQLASGYSVVAAQLQAGRANDLLGVGFAQRSGSRARYVLYHPGFTRSGDRSSLPLVVRGLLAAASVVARPVADAVAPIHQFLDAPPAAPLTAVDRNKRLPPSFVTLDPHDAARLMDLTEKLLA; encoded by the coding sequence ATGGGCGTCGTGGTAATCAGTGGCGGCACGAACGGGATGGGACGGGCACTCGCGCTCGGGCGAGCCGAACGCGGCGACCATGTCCTGGTGCTCGGTCGCAACCGTGAACGCGGCGAGGCGCTGGCCGGCGGCTCGATCGCCTTCCTTCCCGTCGACCTGTCCAGCGTGGCCGAGACGCGGCAGGTCGTCGAGCACATCCTCGCCGAGTACCAGGTCGTCGACGCACTGACGCTGTTCGCCAACGCGGTGGCCCCACGCCGCACCGTGACCGTCGACGGCCTGGAACGCACGTTCGCGCTCTACTACCTCAGTCGCTATCTGTTGAGCTTCGGCCTGCGTCCGGCCCTCGACCGGGCCACCGGACCGGTGATCGTGAACATCGCCGGTGTCGGGGTCACCAGAGGCGGGGTGCGCTGGGCCGACCCGCAGCTGGCGTCGGGCTATTCGGTAGTCGCCGCACAGCTGCAGGCCGGTCGAGCCAACGATCTGCTCGGTGTGGGCTTCGCCCAGCGGTCCGGTAGCCGAGCCCGATATGTGCTCTACCATCCCGGCTTCACCAGGAGCGGCGATCGTAGCTCGCTTCCGCTGGTGGTCCGTGGGCTGCTAGCGGCGGCGTCGGTGGTGGCCCGACCCGTTGCCGACGCGGTAGCGCCGATTCACCAGTTCCTGGACGCGCCGCCGGCCGCGCCGCTGACCGCCGTCGACCGGAACAAGCGACTTCCGCCCAGCTTTGTGACCCTCGACCCGCATGACGCCGCGCGGTTGATGGACCTCACCGAAAAGCTGCTGGCCTGA
- a CDS encoding excinuclease ABC subunit UvrA: MNAHNAIEAVGVRTHNLRGIDVRVPHRAIVAVTGVSGSGKSSLVLDTLHAEARLRYVEGFDPYVRKFLTPRDRPQADRIRGLTATLAVDQRNANSNPNSTLGTLTGLEAYLGLVFARLGPLASGNEWTGPLHPAQFDPYSREGICPGCIGAREIVRAGPDLIVPRPDLPLLDGGSPWFGHRLSNEELALSSLAKQHGTDLERPWREHPQEFRQAVLYGTGGEEIDVVYTGSNRRKGTELTYRTRQALDGAVAEIERAYAAAGPEAKRVYLPFLDRRECQTCDGTGLGEIARTVTLGGKTFRDVTDERVLDVREWLRAVAAKLNDAQRTVGQVLVPELADRLELLHRLGLGHLELCRGAPTLSGGELQRARLSAQISTALTGLTYVFDEPGAGLHPVDKDHLFHILRELRDAGNTVLLVEHDPDLIARADWIVDLGPGGGRDGGQVVVSGPPAEVARHRQSVTGRYLREPDYRLHRPQRPARGDDGWLVLRDAAAHNVSAREVRVPLRRLTCLTGISGSGKSSLLHRVIADSVSAGLAGKQLTAASSAAGLDRLRWIAVADQRPIGRTPRSNPATYTKAFDLIRPLFAGTDTARSRGLGSASVFSFNSPGGRCEACQGLGRVKLDMQFLGDTYLTCPQCDGRRYGPDVLAVRYRGLAIDEVLATTVAAATALFDEPRQLPALLRAMVDVGLGYLTLGESGTALSGGEAQRLKLAKAIVRGRGGREPGLVVLDEPVTGLHPADAQRLIGVLDHLLDRGHTVVMAEHDAHAAASADWIIDLGPGAGPAGGRIINEGTPSQVARGTGPTAPHLLRLTGQRRDRSPMNGADDLP, translated from the coding sequence ATGAACGCCCACAATGCGATCGAGGCGGTCGGCGTTCGTACCCACAACCTGCGCGGAATCGACGTGAGGGTGCCGCATCGGGCCATCGTCGCGGTGACCGGCGTCAGCGGCAGTGGAAAGAGTTCGCTGGTACTCGACACGCTGCACGCCGAGGCGCGGCTGCGGTACGTGGAGGGGTTCGACCCGTACGTGCGGAAGTTTCTCACACCACGCGACCGTCCCCAGGCCGACCGCATCCGTGGGCTCACCGCGACGCTCGCGGTCGACCAGCGCAACGCCAACAGCAACCCGAACTCCACGCTCGGCACGCTGACCGGGCTGGAGGCCTACCTCGGGTTGGTCTTCGCCCGACTCGGACCACTGGCCTCCGGCAACGAGTGGACCGGGCCGCTGCACCCGGCGCAGTTCGACCCGTACAGCCGGGAGGGGATCTGCCCCGGGTGCATCGGTGCCCGCGAGATCGTCCGGGCGGGCCCGGATCTCATTGTGCCCCGGCCCGACCTTCCGCTCCTCGACGGTGGTTCACCCTGGTTCGGCCATCGGCTGTCGAACGAGGAACTCGCCCTGTCCTCGCTCGCCAAGCAGCACGGCACCGACCTGGAGCGGCCGTGGCGGGAGCATCCGCAGGAGTTCCGGCAGGCGGTCCTGTACGGCACCGGCGGCGAGGAGATCGACGTCGTGTACACCGGCAGCAACCGGAGGAAGGGCACCGAGCTGACGTACCGCACCAGGCAGGCGCTCGACGGGGCGGTCGCGGAGATCGAACGGGCGTACGCGGCGGCCGGCCCGGAGGCCAAGCGAGTCTATCTGCCATTCCTGGACCGGCGGGAGTGCCAGACATGCGACGGCACCGGACTCGGTGAGATCGCGCGGACCGTGACACTGGGCGGCAAGACCTTCCGGGACGTGACGGACGAGCGGGTGCTCGATGTCCGGGAGTGGCTCCGGGCGGTCGCCGCCAAACTCAACGATGCGCAGCGCACCGTCGGTCAGGTCCTGGTCCCCGAGCTGGCCGACCGCCTGGAACTGCTGCACCGGCTCGGGCTGGGGCACCTGGAGTTGTGCCGCGGCGCACCGACGCTCTCCGGCGGCGAGCTGCAACGAGCCCGGCTGTCGGCGCAGATCAGCACCGCCTTGACCGGTCTGACGTACGTCTTCGACGAGCCCGGCGCGGGGCTGCACCCGGTCGACAAGGATCACCTCTTCCACATCCTCAGGGAGTTGCGCGACGCCGGCAACACGGTCCTGCTGGTGGAACACGATCCCGACCTGATCGCCCGCGCCGACTGGATCGTGGACCTCGGACCGGGTGGGGGCCGCGACGGCGGGCAGGTGGTGGTCAGCGGCCCGCCCGCCGAGGTCGCGCGCCACCGGCAGTCGGTGACCGGCCGGTACCTGCGGGAGCCGGACTACCGGCTGCACCGCCCGCAACGTCCAGCCCGCGGTGACGACGGATGGCTGGTGCTGCGTGACGCCGCCGCGCACAACGTCTCGGCCCGTGAGGTTCGGGTACCGCTGCGCAGGCTCACCTGCCTGACCGGGATCAGCGGCAGCGGCAAGAGCAGCCTTCTGCACCGGGTCATCGCCGACTCCGTCAGCGCCGGACTGGCCGGGAAGCAGTTGACGGCAGCGAGCAGCGCGGCCGGTCTTGACCGTCTCCGTTGGATCGCCGTGGCCGACCAGCGGCCGATCGGCCGTACGCCGCGGTCGAACCCGGCGACGTACACCAAGGCGTTCGACCTGATCCGCCCGCTCTTCGCCGGCACCGACACGGCCCGCAGTCGAGGACTCGGCAGCGCCTCCGTGTTCTCCTTCAACTCCCCGGGCGGACGTTGTGAAGCCTGTCAGGGACTCGGGCGGGTCAAGCTCGACATGCAGTTCCTCGGCGACACCTACCTGACCTGCCCGCAGTGCGACGGCCGCCGCTACGGCCCGGACGTCCTCGCCGTCCGGTACCGCGGCCTGGCCATCGACGAGGTGCTGGCCACCACGGTGGCCGCGGCCACCGCCCTGTTCGACGAACCACGGCAGCTTCCCGCGCTTCTCCGGGCCATGGTGGACGTCGGCCTCGGCTACCTCACGCTGGGCGAGAGCGGCACCGCTCTCTCCGGCGGGGAAGCCCAGCGGCTGAAGCTGGCCAAGGCGATCGTCCGCGGCCGAGGCGGGCGCGAGCCGGGCCTGGTCGTCCTCGACGAGCCGGTCACCGGCCTGCACCCCGCCGATGCCCAGCGGCTGATCGGCGTGCTCGACCACCTGCTGGACCGAGGGCACACGGTTGTCATGGCCGAGCACGACGCGCATGCGGCCGCCAGCGCAGACTGGATCATCGACCTCGGCCCCGGCGCCGGCCCGGCCGGTGGGCGCATCATCAACGAGGGCACACCCTCGCAGGTCGCACGGGGTACCGGTCCCACGGCTCCACATCTACTGCGACTCACCGGACAGCGGCGCGATCGATCGCCGATGAACGGAGCGGACGACCTGCCGTGA
- a CDS encoding putative immunity protein, translating into MKRYSREHQRLMATWAAGCAERVLPLFERAHPEDGRPRRAIEVCRSWVDTGVFRMAEIRGASLDAHAAARTAKGNDDAACFAARAAGQAVATAHVPQHAFGGSYYALKAVAAADREQPETAATTEREWQAQQLSDDLKQEFLARVIIETRRTGIFITVRKDEDF; encoded by the coding sequence GTGAAGAGGTACAGCAGGGAACACCAGCGCCTGATGGCCACGTGGGCCGCAGGTTGCGCCGAGCGGGTACTTCCGCTCTTCGAGCGGGCACACCCGGAGGATGGGCGGCCCCGACGGGCCATCGAGGTTTGCCGTAGTTGGGTTGACACGGGCGTCTTCAGGATGGCGGAGATTCGTGGAGCCTCCCTTGACGCTCACGCGGCGGCGCGGACGGCGAAGGGGAATGACGACGCGGCCTGCTTCGCCGCCCGTGCCGCAGGACAGGCGGTAGCGACGGCGCACGTGCCGCAACACGCCTTCGGCGGTTCCTACTACGCACTCAAAGCTGTGGCGGCAGCAGATCGTGAGCAGCCTGAGACTGCCGCGACGACGGAGCGCGAGTGGCAGGCACAGCAGCTCTCCGACGACCTCAAGCAGGAATTCCTTGCACGGGTGATTATCGAAACACGTCGAACTGGCATCTTCATCACCGTCAGGAAGGACGAGGATTTCTAG
- a CDS encoding acyl-CoA thioesterase → MADVFQVRIAVRGYELDLQGHVNQAVYLQYAEHARWQCFLAAGLSLEVLLAAGVGPVVLETRIRYLKELRAGDEVDVTCRFVWGEGKTFQVEQDYTGIDNTPIAQVTSVGGLLDRELRRLVPEPVERLRSLATDTSYLGL, encoded by the coding sequence ATGGCTGACGTGTTTCAGGTGCGCATCGCGGTGCGTGGCTACGAGTTGGACCTCCAGGGGCACGTGAACCAGGCCGTCTACCTGCAGTACGCCGAGCACGCCCGCTGGCAGTGCTTCCTTGCTGCCGGGCTGTCACTGGAAGTGCTGCTCGCGGCTGGCGTAGGCCCGGTGGTGCTGGAGACCAGGATCCGTTACCTGAAGGAGTTGCGGGCCGGCGACGAGGTTGACGTCACCTGCCGCTTTGTTTGGGGCGAGGGCAAGACCTTCCAGGTAGAGCAGGACTACACGGGCATCGACAACACACCGATCGCTCAGGTAACCAGCGTCGGTGGCCTGCTGGACCGGGAGCTGCGCCGCCTCGTGCCCGAGCCGGTCGAGCGACTGCGGTCCCTGGCCACCGACACGTCGTACCTGGGGCTGTAG
- a CDS encoding TOPRIM nucleotidyl transferase/hydrolase domain-containing protein → MDVTDRRERARRALDGYASGPAAPVRATAQALAKVDGAVAVVLVEGVSDQIALETAARGRGRDLEAERVVILPIGGAQAIGRFLTRLGPLGTRVRLAGLCDLREAEIFRRGLVAAQIGSPRTRVEMEHLGFYVCVDDLEDELIRAVGTAQVEALFDSQGDLGSFRSLQSQPAWRGREPEAQMWRFLGSGSRRKLRYARLLVEAAVDRNNLPRPLESLLGAV, encoded by the coding sequence ATGGATGTCACCGATCGCCGCGAACGGGCGCGCCGGGCGCTCGATGGGTACGCGAGTGGCCCGGCCGCCCCGGTCCGGGCGACGGCCCAGGCCCTGGCGAAGGTCGACGGCGCGGTTGCCGTGGTGCTCGTCGAGGGTGTCAGCGACCAGATCGCGCTGGAGACGGCCGCGAGGGGCCGTGGCCGGGATCTCGAGGCGGAGCGAGTCGTGATCCTGCCGATCGGTGGGGCGCAGGCGATCGGCCGGTTCCTGACGAGGCTGGGCCCGTTGGGTACCCGGGTACGGCTTGCCGGTCTTTGCGACCTGCGGGAGGCGGAGATATTCCGCCGTGGGTTGGTCGCCGCCCAGATCGGTTCACCCCGCACGCGCGTGGAGATGGAGCACCTCGGGTTCTACGTCTGCGTCGACGATCTGGAGGACGAGTTGATCCGCGCCGTGGGCACGGCGCAGGTCGAAGCACTCTTCGACTCGCAGGGCGATCTCGGGTCGTTCCGCTCGTTGCAGAGCCAGCCGGCATGGCGCGGCCGGGAGCCGGAAGCGCAGATGTGGCGGTTCCTCGGCAGCGGCTCGCGCCGCAAGCTGCGCTACGCGAGGCTGCTCGTGGAGGCGGCAGTGGACCGGAACAACCTGCCCCGGCCGCTCGAATCGCTGCTCGGCGCCGTGTGA
- a CDS encoding TetR/AcrR family transcriptional regulator, whose amino-acid sequence MAIPTPVATTGLRETKKQETRQMISDHATRLFIAQGFEQTTIAEIGAAARVAKKTVTNYFPRKEDLALDHQEQFAASLAAAVAARRPGESALAALRRAFADAVAAQDPVAGFSGQQFARMIADSPTLTVCLRGLHDQREHHLVRALAEATGAHPDDITVQTAAGLLGAVHRVLFHRIQTLTLAGHPNDQIAHTIAAEAAEAFDLLEPALSGYGTA is encoded by the coding sequence ATGGCCATCCCCACACCCGTCGCGACCACGGGGCTACGCGAGACCAAGAAGCAGGAGACTCGCCAGATGATCTCCGACCACGCGACCCGGCTGTTCATCGCCCAGGGCTTCGAGCAGACCACCATTGCCGAGATCGGCGCGGCCGCCCGCGTGGCCAAGAAGACCGTCACCAACTACTTCCCCCGCAAGGAAGACCTGGCCCTGGACCACCAGGAGCAGTTCGCCGCCTCCCTGGCCGCCGCCGTCGCCGCCCGGCGTCCAGGAGAGTCGGCGCTGGCCGCACTGCGCCGCGCGTTCGCCGACGCCGTGGCCGCCCAGGACCCGGTCGCCGGGTTCTCCGGCCAGCAATTCGCCCGCATGATCGCCGACAGTCCGACCCTGACGGTCTGCCTACGCGGTCTGCACGACCAGCGCGAACACCACCTGGTCCGAGCCCTGGCCGAGGCGACCGGCGCCCACCCCGACGACATCACCGTCCAGACCGCCGCCGGCCTGCTGGGCGCCGTCCACCGCGTGCTGTTTCACCGCATCCAAACCCTCACCCTCGCCGGACACCCCAACGACCAGATCGCCCACACCATCGCCGCCGAGGCCGCCGAAGCCTTCGACCTGTTGGAACCCGCCCTGTCCGGCTACGGCACCGCCTGA
- a CDS encoding class I SAM-dependent methyltransferase: protein MEQDARLRHASSFGSAAVAYAEHRPDYAPAAVHWALEPAPGPRVLDLGAGTGKLTGTLVALGVDVTAVEPDPAMLTELRRALPAVRALPGGAEAIPLPDASVDAVLAGNALHWFDMAVAGPEIARVLAPGGILAGLWNVMDDRVDWVAGLERVSGAAAIGPRDTLSNWRAATAGLHLPDVGLVAQFGSPEQAEFPHGQRRTADSLVATIATRAGMLVMPEQEREAGLGRIRAFLASSPETTRDQFTLPMLTGVLRVRQL from the coding sequence ATGGAACAGGACGCGCGGCTGCGTCACGCCTCGTCGTTCGGCTCAGCGGCGGTTGCGTACGCCGAGCACCGCCCGGACTACGCGCCGGCAGCGGTGCACTGGGCGCTGGAGCCCGCGCCCGGCCCGCGAGTGCTGGACCTCGGCGCCGGAACCGGCAAACTAACTGGCACACTGGTCGCGCTGGGCGTCGACGTCACCGCGGTCGAACCCGACCCGGCGATGCTGACCGAGCTGCGCCGTGCCCTGCCGGCTGTCCGTGCCCTGCCGGGTGGAGCCGAGGCGATACCACTGCCGGACGCGTCCGTCGATGCGGTGCTGGCCGGGAACGCCCTGCACTGGTTCGACATGGCCGTTGCGGGGCCCGAGATAGCCAGGGTCCTCGCGCCCGGCGGCATCCTGGCCGGACTGTGGAACGTCATGGACGACCGGGTCGACTGGGTTGCCGGACTGGAGCGGGTCAGCGGGGCCGCGGCCATCGGCCCGCGTGACACGCTCAGCAACTGGCGCGCCGCGACGGCAGGCTTGCACCTTCCGGACGTTGGCCTGGTCGCCCAGTTCGGCTCGCCGGAGCAGGCCGAGTTCCCGCACGGGCAGCGTCGCACCGCCGACTCCCTCGTCGCGACGATCGCGACACGCGCGGGGATGCTGGTCATGCCAGAACAGGAACGGGAGGCCGGACTCGGTCGAATCCGCGCCTTTCTCGCGAGCAGCCCGGAGACCACAAGGGACCAGTTCACCCTTCCGATGCTGACCGGCGTACTGCGCGTCCGGCAGCTGTGA
- a CDS encoding transcriptional regulator has translation MDPRFDEFLHVPARLSIVALLAPAAWVDFSFLRDTIGTSDSALSKHVSALAEAGYVNVRKDQQRRARRTSVQLTAHGRHAFQRHAAALQQIVAAAQASAALTTPDSHASEPADSSEMVASVDLSDDTISKIS, from the coding sequence ATGGACCCCCGTTTCGACGAGTTCCTGCACGTCCCGGCACGGTTGTCGATCGTCGCCCTGCTGGCGCCGGCCGCCTGGGTGGATTTCAGTTTCCTGAGGGACACGATCGGGACCAGCGATTCGGCGCTGTCCAAGCATGTCTCGGCATTGGCCGAGGCCGGATATGTCAACGTTCGCAAAGATCAGCAACGCCGGGCACGGCGTACCTCCGTCCAGCTCACCGCGCACGGACGGCACGCGTTTCAGCGCCACGCGGCCGCACTGCAGCAGATCGTCGCCGCCGCCCAGGCGTCAGCGGCGCTGACCACGCCGGACAGCCACGCCAGTGAGCCGGCCGACAGTTCCGAGATGGTCGCATCAGTCGATCTGTCGGACGACACGATCTCCAAGATCTCCTAG
- a CDS encoding antibiotic biosynthesis monooxygenase: MALISITRFQADPADAAQVRAQHAALVTAIRAALPGLTEARLGRLDDGTWVGIWRWDSAASLRSARQAVPGTAAATEAFALVRDVTAEDIEVLAEL; encoded by the coding sequence ATGGCGCTCATCAGCATCACCCGTTTTCAGGCCGATCCCGCCGACGCAGCGCAGGTTCGAGCCCAGCACGCTGCTCTGGTCACCGCGATCAGGGCCGCGCTGCCCGGCCTCACCGAGGCACGCCTCGGTCGGCTCGACGACGGGACGTGGGTCGGCATCTGGCGCTGGGATTCTGCTGCCAGCCTCCGGTCGGCCCGCCAGGCCGTGCCCGGCACCGCCGCGGCCACCGAGGCGTTCGCGCTGGTGCGCGACGTCACCGCCGAGGACATCGAGGTCCTGGCCGAGCTCTGA
- a CDS encoding alpha/beta fold hydrolase produces the protein MTNPQTHILAAPGVDLVYDVRGPLPPSGGRPALLMIGQPMTADGFEALAAYFTDRTVVTYDPRGLGRSVRTDGRSDHTPQQQADDLHLLIEALGAGPVDVFASSGGAVTALELVASHPGDVVTLVAHEPPINAVLPDAKAAERARAAFHEAYQTRGTGAGMAAFIAMTSWQGEFTDAYFDQPQPDPAAFGMSTDDDGSRDDPLLSQNSWAVSDYRPDASTLGAAQTRVVIAVGEESAETYTARTAVATAALLGQEAVVFPSHHGGFLDGRFGYAGKPEEFATRLRGVLDAG, from the coding sequence ATGACGAACCCACAGACGCATATCCTCGCCGCACCCGGCGTCGACCTGGTCTACGACGTCCGCGGCCCGCTCCCCCCGTCCGGCGGGCGCCCCGCGTTGCTCATGATCGGCCAGCCGATGACGGCGGACGGCTTCGAAGCGCTCGCCGCATACTTCACCGACCGCACGGTCGTCACCTACGACCCACGAGGCCTGGGCCGCAGCGTCCGCACGGACGGCCGGTCCGACCACACACCGCAGCAGCAGGCGGACGATCTGCACCTGCTGATCGAGGCGCTCGGCGCCGGTCCGGTCGACGTGTTCGCCAGCAGCGGTGGCGCGGTGACCGCGCTCGAACTGGTCGCGAGCCATCCTGGCGACGTCGTCACGCTGGTAGCGCACGAGCCGCCGATCAACGCGGTGCTCCCCGACGCGAAGGCCGCCGAGCGCGCCCGGGCCGCCTTCCACGAGGCGTACCAGACGAGGGGCACCGGCGCCGGCATGGCCGCGTTCATCGCGATGACATCCTGGCAGGGCGAGTTCACCGACGCCTACTTCGACCAGCCTCAGCCCGACCCAGCGGCGTTTGGCATGTCGACCGACGACGACGGCAGCCGAGACGATCCGCTGCTGTCGCAGAACTCGTGGGCGGTCAGCGACTACCGCCCCGACGCGAGCACGCTCGGCGCGGCACAGACCCGGGTCGTGATCGCGGTCGGCGAGGAGTCGGCGGAAACGTACACCGCGCGTACGGCCGTAGCCACCGCGGCGTTGCTCGGCCAGGAGGCCGTGGTGTTCCCGAGCCACCACGGCGGCTTTCTCGATGGCCGGTTCGGCTACGCGGGCAAGCCGGAGGAGTTCGCGACGAGGCTGCGCGGCGTGCTGGACGCCGGCTGA
- a CDS encoding PadR family transcriptional regulator — translation MNLSRLMVLGLLASQGALHGHQIKLIARDTEVAQWGGIGIGALYRELRVMDDERLVRAVAVEQVGRRPVRTVYEITDAGRQELRTLRERAVCELRFGPDPLPVALLFGRVGDPSELAGFLDRRREVLAATIADLDAERDEHLAQGRIGALDAALFHRQVILLEAELRWLDEFGSILTTAEEPPQ, via the coding sequence GTGAATCTATCCAGACTCATGGTGCTGGGTCTACTCGCCAGCCAAGGAGCGCTGCACGGGCATCAGATCAAGCTCATTGCCCGCGACACCGAGGTGGCGCAGTGGGGCGGTATCGGCATCGGCGCTCTCTACCGCGAACTCCGGGTGATGGACGACGAACGACTGGTGCGGGCCGTGGCCGTGGAACAGGTCGGTCGGCGGCCGGTGCGCACGGTGTACGAGATCACCGACGCCGGCCGGCAGGAGCTTCGGACTCTGCGCGAGAGGGCCGTCTGCGAGCTGCGGTTCGGGCCCGACCCGCTGCCGGTCGCCCTGTTGTTCGGCCGGGTTGGTGACCCGAGCGAGCTGGCCGGCTTTCTCGATCGTCGGCGTGAGGTACTGGCCGCCACGATCGCCGATCTGGACGCGGAACGCGACGAGCACCTCGCGCAGGGCCGGATCGGGGCGCTGGACGCGGCGCTGTTCCACCGCCAGGTGATCCTGCTGGAGGCGGAGCTGCGCTGGCTCGACGAGTTCGGCTCGATCCTCACCACGGCAGAGGAGCCGCCGCAATGA
- a CDS encoding DUF6928 family protein: protein MGAKTALLAFTDGDLVPALDGASACDPAESEELVRRAHPGYEVTRVGDGTLLDWPYPPDDITYATVLAGAELLCDRRFALDRPSELPEHLRAAGAGRRIITHGMHSVSDWLGLAVWEEGKLVRSLSLSPDGGIEEDIGEPYDFELPFWAGEHPVVPIPGWPAQGPYPLPFHPLELGEEALRALFGFVIEGRPGPGDIDAEMVSLHGFRVTDPTGREQVEREADYQRARQRMGPPRRFRMGPDGTMQEIDSDVR from the coding sequence ATGGGTGCGAAGACCGCGTTGCTTGCGTTCACTGACGGGGACCTGGTCCCCGCCTTGGATGGCGCGTCGGCCTGCGATCCGGCCGAGTCCGAGGAACTCGTGCGGCGGGCCCACCCGGGGTACGAGGTGACGCGTGTCGGCGACGGCACGCTGCTCGACTGGCCGTACCCGCCGGACGACATCACCTACGCCACCGTGCTGGCCGGGGCCGAACTGCTCTGCGATCGCAGGTTCGCGCTCGATCGTCCGTCCGAACTCCCCGAACACCTGCGTGCGGCCGGCGCCGGTCGGCGGATCATCACGCACGGGATGCATTCCGTGTCGGACTGGCTGGGCCTGGCCGTCTGGGAGGAGGGAAAACTGGTCCGCTCGCTGAGCCTGTCACCGGACGGCGGCATCGAGGAGGACATCGGCGAGCCGTACGACTTCGAACTGCCGTTCTGGGCTGGAGAGCATCCGGTCGTGCCGATTCCCGGATGGCCCGCCCAGGGTCCCTATCCGTTGCCGTTCCATCCGCTGGAGCTGGGTGAGGAGGCGCTACGTGCGCTGTTCGGCTTCGTGATCGAAGGCCGGCCCGGCCCGGGCGACATCGATGCGGAAATGGTTTCCCTGCACGGCTTCCGGGTGACCGACCCGACCGGGCGGGAGCAGGTCGAGCGCGAGGCCGACTACCAGCGGGCGCGCCAGAGGATGGGACCGCCCCGGCGGTTCCGGATGGGACCGGACGGCACGATGCAGGAGATCGACTCCGACGTGCGCTGA